In Terriglobales bacterium, one DNA window encodes the following:
- a CDS encoding TrbC/VirB2 family protein, whose protein sequence is MQPPTPLTPKRRRFGTPLRTALTASLTLLTIPAFAQGTSASPWENAVDVLRTAFTGPIATGLSLVAIVVGGLMFAYGEGQSKRMLAGIVFGVGMAIGAVNFMAWLFP, encoded by the coding sequence ATGCAGCCACCTACTCCCTTAACTCCTAAGCGCCGAAGATTCGGCACGCCGTTACGTACCGCTTTAACCGCTTCGCTGACGTTGCTGACCATTCCAGCCTTTGCGCAAGGCACAAGTGCCTCCCCCTGGGAAAACGCTGTCGATGTTCTCCGTACAGCTTTTACCGGCCCCATCGCCACCGGTTTGTCGCTGGTAGCCATCGTCGTCGGCGGTTTGATGTTCGCCTATGGCGAGGGCCAGTCCAAGCGGATGCTGGCTGGAATCGTCTTCGGCGTCGGCATGGCCATCGGGGCAGTGAACTTCATGGCCTGGTTGTTTCCATAA
- a CDS encoding hemerythrin family protein — translation MALIRVDELPDLGFPELDAEHREVVRLMNQLHDASTLEKDPQVLNSILQELVAFTKSHFAEEEQVMEKLGYPAQAEHKRQHQEVLGMLLAFQGGSDAGDSISNIAMLELLQGWLGKHIPTEDKRLAVWYRARRGPQAAWKIAK, via the coding sequence ATGGCGCTGATACGTGTTGATGAATTGCCGGATCTCGGATTCCCTGAACTTGATGCTGAGCACCGAGAGGTCGTGCGACTCATGAATCAACTGCACGACGCAAGCACCTTAGAAAAAGACCCACAAGTACTCAACTCCATTCTCCAGGAACTGGTCGCTTTTACAAAATCGCATTTTGCTGAAGAAGAGCAGGTCATGGAGAAGCTTGGCTATCCGGCCCAAGCCGAGCATAAGAGACAGCACCAAGAGGTACTGGGGATGCTGTTAGCATTTCAAGGAGGCTCCGACGCGGGAGATTCCATATCGAACATTGCTATGTTGGAGCTGCTGCAAGGATGGCTCGGAAAACATATTCCCACCGAAGATAAGAGGCTCGCAGTTTGGTATCGGGCGCGACGTGGCCCACAAGCTGCCTGGAAGATCGCAAAGTAA
- a CDS encoding ParB/Srx family N-terminal domain-containing protein translates to MSTHVQQRLPKIRVADSKAYHWFWSHAPCYWQGKVDLEICLIDFGLLEPAHTLKHWDVLATWTRQIACRRQIPPLIVSRTPHGTYYIHDGNHRVEALRICFRKHLKRLRVRVAVAKPRDGFVFRWQEFSTHSTYQLVPNGCGKLSFPDELGRAGPPESLHLLNFFTLEKELTKKEPTECSSTMDR, encoded by the coding sequence GTGTCTACGCACGTACAGCAGCGTTTGCCTAAGATTCGCGTGGCCGATTCCAAGGCTTATCACTGGTTTTGGTCGCACGCCCCTTGCTACTGGCAGGGCAAAGTTGATCTTGAGATTTGTCTCATTGATTTCGGTCTCCTGGAACCCGCACATACGCTGAAACATTGGGATGTCCTAGCTACCTGGACGCGGCAGATCGCTTGTCGCCGACAAATCCCGCCGTTGATTGTTTCTCGAACTCCGCATGGAACGTACTACATCCACGACGGCAATCATCGGGTCGAAGCCCTAAGGATCTGCTTTCGAAAGCACCTCAAGCGATTACGCGTTCGTGTGGCAGTTGCGAAGCCTAGAGATGGTTTCGTATTTCGATGGCAAGAGTTCAGTACTCACAGTACATATCAGCTGGTGCCGAACGGGTGCGGTAAGCTTTCGTTCCCGGACGAACTCGGGCGTGCCGGGCCGCCCGAGTCTTTGCACCTGCTCAACTTCTTCACCCTAGAGAAGGAATTAACAAAGAAAGAACCGACGGAATGCAGTTCGACGATGGACCGCTAA
- the nhaA gene encoding Na+/H+ antiporter NhaA, with product MTIPPRRLGQLNVDQEFSFATRHIEVPAQEFIYREGVSAILLLSAALLALGWANSPWADYYYRFWQAELSFDLGFLHVGKDFHHWINDGLMALFFFLVGMEIKHELAHGYLSTRKQAFLPVIAALGGMIVPATLFLVLTHATPFAPGWGISMATDIAFAVGILSLLPGISSEAKVLLLALAIADDIGAIAVIAFFYSETIQIAPLVFGGALLLGVYGLRWARVRFAFPYVLLGILFWMAILKSGIHASIAGVVLAFMVSTRQTVSRSAFEERSAPILAEFRQSMREDNVSRADANLGALEALVVSTDSPIERLTRALHPWVAFVVLPLFAFANSGITFSASAVRASFQTTLFWGVVVGLVLGKPIGIFLFSWIAARTRLASLPNDMSFRELAGIGIVAGIGFTVSIFIAGLAYENLQLVNISKFAILVASTVAGICGYLWLRFSGRKTSTQRFSFYQKTA from the coding sequence ATGACGATTCCACCGCGCAGATTAGGGCAACTCAACGTCGATCAAGAGTTCTCGTTTGCCACACGCCACATCGAAGTTCCTGCACAAGAGTTTATCTACCGGGAGGGAGTCAGTGCGATTCTTTTACTGTCCGCAGCTCTCCTGGCGTTGGGCTGGGCAAACTCACCTTGGGCTGACTACTATTATCGCTTTTGGCAAGCGGAACTATCCTTTGACTTGGGATTCTTGCATGTAGGTAAAGATTTTCACCACTGGATTAATGATGGCCTCATGGCACTGTTTTTCTTTCTGGTTGGGATGGAGATCAAGCATGAACTGGCTCATGGATATCTATCTACTCGAAAACAGGCGTTTCTTCCGGTTATCGCCGCACTGGGCGGCATGATCGTTCCGGCAACTTTGTTCTTGGTACTTACCCACGCTACGCCGTTTGCACCGGGATGGGGTATTTCGATGGCTACGGATATCGCCTTTGCCGTGGGGATATTGTCGTTGCTCCCCGGTATTTCCAGTGAAGCGAAAGTATTGCTTTTGGCTCTTGCCATAGCAGACGACATCGGTGCCATCGCCGTGATTGCTTTCTTCTACAGCGAGACGATTCAAATTGCTCCTCTTGTGTTCGGGGGAGCACTCCTCCTGGGGGTTTACGGCTTACGCTGGGCGCGAGTCAGGTTTGCATTTCCCTATGTGCTGTTAGGCATTCTCTTTTGGATGGCTATTCTGAAGTCCGGAATCCATGCCTCTATCGCAGGTGTAGTTCTTGCGTTCATGGTGAGTACGCGGCAGACTGTTTCCCGCTCCGCATTTGAGGAAAGGTCGGCGCCGATACTGGCAGAGTTCCGGCAATCAATGCGGGAAGATAACGTAAGCCGTGCCGATGCTAATCTCGGTGCGCTTGAAGCATTAGTTGTAAGCACTGACTCTCCGATTGAACGCCTCACCCGTGCGCTCCATCCCTGGGTCGCCTTTGTCGTGTTGCCACTGTTCGCCTTTGCGAATTCTGGAATCACATTTTCCGCGAGTGCGGTTAGAGCTTCGTTTCAGACGACTTTATTTTGGGGTGTTGTTGTGGGCCTTGTGTTGGGAAAACCGATTGGCATTTTCCTGTTTAGCTGGATTGCAGCTCGAACCCGGCTGGCCTCGCTCCCCAACGACATGTCCTTCAGGGAACTAGCAGGGATTGGGATCGTGGCCGGAATTGGGTTTACGGTATCGATATTCATCGCCGGTCTTGCCTACGAAAACCTACAGTTGGTGAATATCTCCAAGTTCGCGATTCTTGTGGCTTCGACTGTCGCGGGCATTTGCGGTTATCTGTGGCTGCGTTTTTCTGGCCGCAAAACAAGCACGCAACGGTTCTCGTTCTATCAGAAGACGGCGTAG
- a CDS encoding VirB3 family type IV secretion system protein — protein MVKGGSQLEYRRNKVFKAMNRPLTILGAERRLFFVALISGGAIFSLMHSLLGGIVLFVVSVVAARIATKHDVEILRVLFNSSKFRRRYDPMKWEPIAITIRSHRVQD, from the coding sequence ATGGTCAAGGGCGGCTCACAACTGGAATATCGGCGCAACAAGGTGTTCAAGGCCATGAACCGCCCACTGACCATCTTGGGTGCAGAGAGGCGACTGTTCTTCGTCGCGTTGATCTCAGGAGGGGCAATCTTCTCGCTCATGCACTCACTGTTAGGCGGCATTGTGCTGTTCGTTGTAAGTGTTGTCGCAGCCCGTATCGCCACCAAACACGACGTGGAAATCCTCCGCGTGCTCTTCAACTCCAGCAAATTCCGCAGACGGTACGACCCGATGAAATGGGAACCCATCGCAATCACGATCAGGAGTCACCGTGTTCAGGACTAG
- a CDS encoding DUF87 domain-containing protein, with product MFRTSNITEDWKEAGSFAAQINLYGFWDEHCFLTKSGDLGCALRIGGIDYESLDHAGRDYAVKRLEAAFRSLDTRTRLYQILFKHNLPAIPCPRQGSPLVRATFGQRTSFLESKAERLYSIEIFWVVMIDGRHARTGLLHALAQLPKHPRQSLRALWGLASSHKERTLLYEEIERDRMRLQQRVQSLSGQLNDLIEVELLGAEKTFRLVRRLVNFRPSKVQEARLHGPRFLDWQLCGSELEAHRGYLRLDDYFVRVLTLKEMPSETQPLLLNGLLDIPANFHVVTEWHPVDNADARKEINKRRRHYHNSKTSFLSNLQDRQNTGPRDELVDDSKEAAVAELGDALTALGMEGKSFGEFTLSAIIYDEDRMKVEQTIGEFQKLFTTHDGLLYEERYNLLNTFFATVPGNRQFNLRRQWAINSNYADLSFLFTVDSGKPWNAHLEREYLAVLETAHGTPYYLNLHAGDVAHTLVLGATGSGKSFALGSLLQSLQKYEPLTFIFDLGGSYETLTRVFGGTYLNVGLKNPGFTINPFSLDPTHENLNFLYLFLRVLIESGGRYELTTTDEKALFAAIERAYKLPREIRTLTNFASILGPLGERLHRWTQAGQFGYLFDNVEDTLTFSRFQTFNFDGWSEYPDILEPLLFYVLQRASSEIEKPENTAIFKAFVIDEAWIFLKNQTIRDWITRAEKTWRKKNAAMILATQSVVELQTSEMLHVVNESCPTKIFLANPNIDRRLYTEIFQFNDTQLELLESLVPRRDLLLIQPQGTKRLVLEVDPLTYWIVTNNARDNLRRQEYFSRYGAEEGLLRLAHDYPNLQSQEMKGDQ from the coding sequence GTGTTCAGGACTAGCAACATCACCGAGGACTGGAAAGAGGCAGGATCATTCGCCGCTCAGATCAATCTGTACGGCTTCTGGGATGAACACTGCTTCCTGACCAAGTCCGGCGATCTCGGTTGTGCGCTGCGCATTGGCGGCATCGACTACGAAAGCCTCGACCATGCAGGACGTGACTACGCGGTGAAACGACTGGAAGCGGCTTTTCGATCGCTCGACACCAGGACGCGGCTTTATCAGATCCTCTTCAAACACAATTTGCCTGCTATTCCGTGCCCGCGACAAGGCAGTCCACTGGTACGCGCCACCTTCGGACAACGCACGTCGTTCCTTGAATCGAAGGCCGAGCGGTTGTACTCGATCGAGATCTTCTGGGTCGTGATGATCGACGGCAGACACGCCAGGACTGGATTGCTGCACGCATTGGCACAGTTGCCAAAACACCCACGACAATCGCTTCGCGCTTTGTGGGGCTTGGCCTCCAGTCATAAAGAACGCACTCTTCTGTACGAAGAGATCGAACGCGACCGGATGCGGTTGCAGCAAAGAGTGCAGAGCTTGAGTGGGCAGCTCAACGACCTGATCGAGGTCGAGCTGCTAGGGGCGGAGAAGACCTTCCGGCTGGTCCGGCGTCTCGTGAACTTCCGCCCCTCCAAAGTTCAAGAAGCGCGACTGCACGGGCCGCGCTTCCTCGACTGGCAGTTGTGCGGCTCGGAGCTGGAAGCACATCGCGGCTATCTCCGTCTGGATGACTACTTCGTCCGTGTCCTGACACTGAAGGAGATGCCGAGTGAAACGCAGCCTTTGCTACTCAACGGGCTGCTCGACATTCCAGCCAATTTCCACGTTGTCACCGAGTGGCATCCGGTGGATAACGCCGACGCGCGCAAGGAGATCAATAAGCGGCGCCGCCACTACCACAACTCCAAGACCAGTTTTCTTTCCAACTTGCAGGACCGCCAGAACACCGGGCCTCGCGATGAATTGGTGGACGATTCAAAAGAGGCTGCCGTCGCCGAATTAGGTGACGCGCTGACCGCACTTGGAATGGAGGGCAAATCCTTCGGTGAGTTCACGCTCTCGGCCATCATTTATGACGAAGACCGTATGAAGGTGGAACAGACGATTGGAGAATTCCAAAAACTGTTCACCACGCACGATGGCCTGCTTTATGAGGAACGCTACAACCTGTTGAATACCTTCTTTGCCACCGTACCGGGCAATCGCCAGTTCAACCTCCGCCGTCAGTGGGCGATCAACTCCAATTACGCCGACTTGTCGTTCCTGTTTACGGTCGATTCCGGAAAACCCTGGAATGCCCACCTGGAACGAGAATACCTTGCAGTGCTTGAAACCGCCCATGGAACTCCCTATTACCTGAATCTGCACGCGGGAGATGTGGCGCATACGCTGGTCCTCGGGGCCACCGGTTCCGGCAAGAGTTTTGCTCTGGGCTCCCTGCTTCAGTCGCTCCAGAAGTATGAACCGCTGACATTCATTTTTGATCTCGGTGGCAGTTACGAAACACTCACGCGCGTCTTTGGCGGAACCTATCTCAATGTCGGACTGAAGAACCCCGGCTTCACCATCAATCCGTTCTCACTCGACCCGACGCACGAGAATCTGAACTTCCTCTATCTCTTCCTGCGAGTGTTGATCGAATCTGGTGGGCGATATGAACTAACAACAACGGACGAGAAGGCGCTGTTTGCCGCGATTGAGCGCGCCTACAAGCTTCCGCGCGAGATACGGACCTTAACCAACTTCGCCTCTATTCTCGGTCCGCTTGGTGAACGGCTCCATCGCTGGACGCAGGCTGGTCAGTTTGGATACCTCTTCGACAACGTCGAAGACACACTGACCTTCTCGCGTTTTCAGACCTTCAACTTTGACGGTTGGTCCGAATATCCGGACATTCTGGAACCGCTGTTGTTTTACGTCCTGCAGCGTGCGTCATCGGAGATCGAAAAGCCTGAGAACACCGCGATCTTCAAAGCCTTTGTCATCGACGAAGCATGGATCTTCCTCAAGAACCAGACCATCCGCGACTGGATCACGCGTGCGGAAAAGACCTGGCGCAAGAAGAACGCCGCGATGATCCTTGCGACGCAATCGGTCGTGGAGTTGCAGACATCGGAGATGCTGCACGTTGTCAACGAATCCTGCCCGACCAAGATATTCCTCGCCAATCCGAATATCGACCGTCGTCTCTACACCGAGATTTTCCAATTCAATGATACGCAGCTGGAACTGCTGGAGTCGCTCGTTCCCAGGCGTGACCTACTACTGATCCAGCCACAAGGCACCAAAAGGCTTGTGCTGGAAGTTGATCCACTGACGTACTGGATCGTCACCAACAATGCCCGCGACAACCTGCGCAGGCAGGAATATTTCAGCCGCTACGGCGCG
- a CDS encoding DNA methyltransferase: MTTANAVRVHNGTLVNSIVHGDCIQVMCQLPAQSVDLILTDPPYLVNFRDRAGRSIPNDRDDSWLKPAFTEAFRILKTNRFMICFYGWSRIDSFLQAWREAGFHPVGHLVFAKDYASRTTFLRYQHEQAFLLAKGHPNAPAAPISDVREFRYSRNKLHPTQKPVSSLIPLIESFSRTGDLVADPFCGSASTCAAALLTGRHFIGIELDEAYHRIAVDRMARIRNRIAAQRLLPKRE; the protein is encoded by the coding sequence ATGACAACCGCAAACGCAGTTCGCGTCCACAACGGCACGCTCGTTAACAGCATCGTCCATGGCGATTGCATTCAGGTGATGTGCCAGCTTCCTGCACAGAGCGTGGATCTGATTCTGACCGATCCACCGTATCTGGTGAACTTCCGTGATCGCGCAGGCCGCAGCATTCCGAATGACCGCGATGACTCCTGGCTTAAGCCGGCATTCACTGAAGCATTCCGAATCCTGAAAACCAACCGCTTCATGATCTGCTTCTACGGCTGGTCGAGGATTGATTCTTTCTTGCAAGCATGGCGGGAAGCAGGATTCCATCCAGTCGGCCACCTCGTGTTCGCGAAAGACTATGCATCGAGAACGACATTCCTGCGCTACCAGCACGAGCAGGCTTTCTTACTAGCCAAGGGTCATCCGAACGCGCCCGCCGCGCCGATCTCTGATGTGCGGGAGTTCCGCTATTCCCGGAACAAGTTGCATCCGACACAGAAGCCGGTTTCGTCGCTCATCCCGTTGATCGAGAGTTTTTCGCGGACCGGCGATCTTGTAGCCGATCCATTTTGTGGCTCGGCATCGACATGCGCTGCGGCCTTACTCACTGGCCGTCACTTTATCGGAATCGAACTGGACGAGGCGTACCACCGCATCGCCGTAGATCGTATGGCAAGAATCCGCAACAGGATCGCCGCCCAGCGATTATTGCCTAAAAGAGAATAA